Proteins from a single region of Pseudopedobacter saltans DSM 12145:
- a CDS encoding single-stranded DNA-binding protein has product MSGINKVILVGHLGKDPEVRHLDGNVTVASFPLATSETFNKDGKRIEQTEWHNIVMWRGLAEVASKYLQKGKLVYIEGKLRTRSFEDKEGNKKYTTEVVAENFTMLGRKSDFEAPQSGGEKTASASVSNEDLSLDPLDDDLPF; this is encoded by the coding sequence ATGTCAGGTATCAACAAGGTTATTTTAGTAGGACACTTAGGGAAAGATCCCGAAGTGAGACATTTAGACGGAAATGTTACCGTAGCTAGTTTCCCTTTAGCGACGTCAGAAACTTTCAACAAAGACGGTAAAAGAATTGAACAAACAGAATGGCACAACATCGTTATGTGGCGCGGTCTGGCAGAAGTTGCTTCAAAGTATCTGCAAAAAGGGAAGCTTGTTTACATAGAAGGAAAACTAAGAACAAGATCTTTCGAGGATAAAGAGGGCAACAAAAAATACACCACAGAGGTTGTTGCTGAAAACTTCACCATGCTTGGCAGAAAAAGCGACTTTGAAGCCCCTCAGAGCGGTGGTGAAAAAACCGCCAGTGCTTCTGTTAGTAACGAGGATTTAAGCTTAGACCCTTTAGATGATGATTTGCCATTTTAA
- a CDS encoding alpha/beta hydrolase family protein, which translates to MDFKIAGFNNKSILGDITFSDSGSKVFALFVHGFKGFKDWGAHNLVAKYFADHGIDYVKFNFSHSGVPVDDPKDVTNLEDFANNTPVKELFDLEKVISYLKQEHEDSKIILIGHSRGGGISILQAERDKRVNALITWAAINDFSSLWKKEQEDEWKATGKIETFNARTKEYMPLNLILLQDYEENKESLDIKKAAEKLQKPWLIIHGDEDINVSLSVAEEFRWLNPKAKFELIKNANHVFGASHPYHGTILPDYLLTVCKESVRFIMSLSFLK; encoded by the coding sequence ATGGATTTTAAAATAGCAGGATTTAATAATAAATCTATATTGGGAGACATCACTTTTTCGGATTCAGGAAGTAAGGTGTTCGCTTTGTTTGTTCACGGTTTTAAGGGATTTAAAGACTGGGGAGCACATAACCTGGTTGCTAAATATTTTGCCGATCATGGTATTGACTATGTTAAGTTTAATTTTTCACATAGTGGGGTTCCGGTGGACGATCCAAAGGACGTGACTAATCTGGAAGATTTTGCCAATAACACACCAGTTAAGGAACTATTCGATTTGGAAAAGGTAATTTCCTACCTAAAACAGGAACATGAAGACTCTAAAATTATTTTAATTGGGCATAGCAGAGGAGGAGGAATAAGCATTTTACAAGCGGAAAGGGATAAAAGGGTGAATGCCTTAATTACATGGGCGGCTATTAATGATTTTAGCAGTTTATGGAAAAAGGAACAGGAAGACGAGTGGAAGGCGACAGGAAAGATCGAGACTTTTAACGCGAGGACAAAAGAATATATGCCTCTCAATTTAATTCTATTGCAGGATTATGAGGAAAATAAAGAAAGCCTGGATATTAAAAAGGCAGCAGAGAAATTGCAAAAGCCATGGTTGATTATTCATGGAGACGAAGATATCAACGTTAGTCTTAGCGTGGCAGAAGAATTTAGATGGCTCAATCCAAAAGCAAAGTTTGAACTCATAAAAAATGCAAACCATGTGTTTGGAGCAAGCCATCCTTATCATGGGACCATATTGCCAGATTATTTATTAACAGTATGCAAAGAGAGTGTTCGGTTTATAATGTCTCTAAGTTTTCTTAAGTAG
- the mutY gene encoding A/G-specific adenine glycosylase, whose translation MNFSDELIKWYRINKRDLPWRNTSDPYHIWLSEIILQQTRVEQGMPYYFRFAENFPDVKSFAEASEDQILHYWQGLGYYSRGRNMLKTARKVMEEHRGIFPNNYAQLIKLVGIGEYTAAAISSFSSNEAKAVVDGNVYRLLARHFGIDTPINTTQGKKQFQELANSLLNEKNAGEHNQAIIEFGALQCKPKNPNCDICPLNISCHAFQNNLVSELPVKNKNLKIKERHFYYFIVIKDNKILVKRRGESDIWAGLHDFPMIESPTPLTFDNLAETIEFKNLIPEQSKISSVSNSIKHILTHQRLFGTFIEVSDLNTEFIKENNWFWVNVKQLDKLAKPKLIFAFLKNFYKLNEI comes from the coding sequence ATGAATTTCTCAGACGAATTGATAAAATGGTATAGAATTAACAAAAGAGACCTTCCATGGCGCAATACTAGCGATCCATACCATATTTGGCTTTCAGAAATAATCCTACAGCAGACTCGCGTAGAACAAGGGATGCCCTATTATTTCAGGTTTGCTGAAAACTTCCCGGATGTTAAAAGCTTCGCTGAAGCGTCTGAAGATCAAATACTTCATTACTGGCAGGGATTAGGATATTACTCCCGGGGAAGGAATATGCTGAAAACCGCCAGAAAAGTAATGGAAGAACATCGGGGCATTTTTCCGAACAATTACGCTCAGCTTATCAAACTCGTTGGTATAGGCGAATATACGGCAGCGGCTATATCTTCTTTTTCTTCTAATGAGGCAAAGGCTGTAGTTGACGGAAATGTTTACCGACTATTGGCCAGACATTTTGGTATTGACACACCTATTAACACCACTCAGGGAAAAAAACAATTTCAGGAGCTTGCAAACAGCCTGTTAAATGAAAAGAATGCAGGAGAACATAACCAGGCAATCATCGAGTTTGGGGCACTTCAATGCAAACCTAAAAACCCTAATTGCGATATTTGCCCGCTAAATATCTCATGCCATGCATTCCAAAACAATTTAGTAAGCGAATTACCAGTTAAAAATAAAAACCTGAAAATAAAAGAGAGGCACTTCTATTACTTTATTGTGATAAAAGACAACAAAATACTGGTAAAAAGAAGGGGCGAGAGCGATATATGGGCTGGTCTTCACGATTTCCCCATGATCGAAAGCCCCACTCCACTTACATTCGATAATTTGGCAGAAACAATTGAGTTTAAAAATCTAATTCCAGAACAATCTAAGATATCAAGTGTTTCCAATTCAATAAAGCATATTTTAACACACCAAAGGCTTTTTGGGACATTTATTGAAGTATCCGATTTAAATACGGAATTCATAAAAGAAAATAATTGGTTCTGGGTAAACGTCAAGCAGTTAGACAAATTGGCCAAACCGAAATTAATTTTTGCTTTTTTAAAAAACTTCTATAAATTGAATGAAATTTAA
- a CDS encoding HU family DNA-binding protein, translating into MTKAEIIAEIANKTGIEKVDVQETVEAFFKVVKNSMISGENVYVRGFGSFVVKKRAEKTARNISKNTAIIIPEHFVPSFKPAKAFVDKVKVGNKKAKAVNA; encoded by the coding sequence ATGACAAAGGCAGAAATTATTGCAGAAATTGCTAATAAGACCGGAATCGAGAAGGTAGATGTACAAGAAACTGTAGAGGCATTCTTTAAAGTAGTTAAAAATTCTATGATTAGTGGCGAGAATGTTTACGTTAGAGGGTTTGGTAGTTTTGTAGTAAAGAAAAGAGCAGAGAAAACAGCAAGAAATATCTCTAAAAACACAGCTATTATTATCCCAGAGCATTTTGTGCCTAGCTTTAAGCCAGCAAAAGCTTTTGTTGATAAAGTAAAAGTAGGAAACAAAAAAGCAAAAGCAGTAAATGCATAA
- a CDS encoding DoxX family protein, translating to MATKNSFLKNRDFGLLILRAGIGISMLTLHGLPKITGGVDKWKAVGSGMKVIGIDFLPVVWGFAAAATETFGSFLLILGLFHRPVSALLAFTMLIATLVHLNSGDGISVASHAMELGLVFVALIFTGPGKYSVDKK from the coding sequence ATGGCTACAAAAAACAGTTTTTTAAAAAATAGAGATTTCGGTTTATTGATTTTAAGAGCAGGCATCGGCATATCGATGCTTACCTTACACGGACTTCCTAAAATTACCGGGGGTGTTGACAAATGGAAAGCGGTAGGAAGCGGAATGAAAGTTATAGGAATTGATTTCTTACCTGTAGTGTGGGGCTTTGCAGCAGCAGCAACAGAAACATTCGGTTCATTCTTATTAATTCTTGGTTTGTTTCACCGTCCTGTAAGTGCTTTGCTAGCTTTCACCATGTTGATTGCAACCTTAGTTCACCTGAATAGCGGAGATGGCATATCCGTTGCATCACATGCTATGGAACTAGGACTAGTTTTTGTTGCTTTAATCTTTACAGGCCCAGGAAAGTATTCTGTAGATAAAAAATAA